From the genome of Ignavibacteriales bacterium, one region includes:
- a CDS encoding response regulator, with product MEKRYKVLVVDDEELAQDFLKYFLSKQFEVHTCGSVNAFYSIINSVDFDLILMDISLRDNKDGIDLTRELKMMEKYKDIPVFVLTAFNTTKERNSSFEAGAKEFLAKPVDGKALLQLINSVLTKPEPIFKYNS from the coding sequence ATGGAAAAGCGATATAAAGTATTAGTAGTTGACGACGAAGAATTAGCACAGGATTTTTTGAAATATTTTCTCTCCAAACAATTTGAAGTTCACACATGCGGCAGCGTTAATGCATTCTACAGCATAATTAATTCAGTAGATTTTGATTTGATTCTGATGGATATCTCTTTAAGAGATAACAAAGATGGAATTGATTTGACGCGTGAACTTAAAATGATGGAAAAATATAAAGACATACCTGTTTTTGTACTCACCGCGTTCAATACTACAAAAGAAAGAAACAGTTCATTCGAAGCTGGTGCAAAAGAATTTTTGGCAAAACCGGTTGATGGAAAGGCACTTCTACAATTGATTAATTCAGTGTTGACAAAACCGGAACCAATCTTCAAATATAATTCTTAG